One window of the Etheostoma spectabile isolate EspeVRDwgs_2016 chromosome 16, UIUC_Espe_1.0, whole genome shotgun sequence genome contains the following:
- the ptcd2 gene encoding pentatricopeptide repeat-containing protein 2, mitochondrial isoform X4, with the protein MQCNSATSKRHLLSEDVIKLQDFQQKKLAVAHLVTGTKGNYIELFSHKLQRNELILRDELKLLLHLCQSADDMVIARDAIYRYHAENRNLVYGEFKFGPLFMRLCYELGLEDLAAATLTDKSMREFFNEATSFNIALDMLFTKGSYENALEVLRTMRNQGVPFNKETLILASGICYKLDTAESYRICTALIEEGQTKGNLIPRHAYCFAVAFALRRNDIIKAQSLYSKIMSTDSRLCQNLKVIILARSGAVTDAISILSAAMVLKSPSFVKKPEFSQEVVDLLRLQSEGGPYMMKVEQIITHLERADQVTQKTIDSMLCHTPTGKRKPALMMEERRTSRRTLMPLQSTLLSE; encoded by the exons ATGCAGTGCAACAGCGCCACCT CTAAGAGGCATCTCTTGTCAGAAGACGTTATCAAACTACAAGACTTCCAGCAAAAGAAGCTGGCTGTGGCTCACCTTGTCACTGGAACGAAAG GAAATTATATAGAGCTGTTCAGTCACAAGCTTCAAAGGAATGAGCTGATACTGAGAGATGAGCTGAAGCTTCTCCTTCACTTGTGCCAGTCTGCAGATGACATGGTGATAGCCAGAGATGCCATTTATAG GTACCATGCAGAGAACCGGAACTTGGTGTATGGAGAGTTTAAGTTTGGTCCTCTCTTCATGAGACTGTGCTATGAGCTGGGTCTGGAGGACTTGGCTGCTGCTACACTTACAGATAAG AGTATGAGAGAATTTTTCAACGAAGCAACCTCCTTTAACATCGCCTTAGACATGTTATTCACAAAAGGATCTTATGAAA ATGCCCTGGAGGTACTAAGAACTATGAGGAACCAAGGTGTACCATTCAACAAAGAAACATTAATACTGGCATCTGGTATTTGCTATAAACTG GACACGGCGGAGTCGTACAGGATCTGCACTGCTCTGATAGAAGAGGGGCAGACCAAAGGGAACTTGATCCCCAGACATGCTTACTGTTTTGCTGTAGCATTTGCACTTAGACGA aATGATATCATAAAGGCACAGTCATTGTACTCAAAAATAATGAGCACTGACAGCAGATTATGCCAAAATTTAAAG GTTATAATACTAGCAAGGTCAGGAGCAGTGACAGATGCCATTTCCATCCTGTCTGCAGCCATGGTGCTTAAAAGCCCTTCTTTTGTGAAGAAGCCTGAATTTTCTCAGGAGGTG GTGGATTTACTGCGCTTACAGAGTGAGGGCGGACCATACATGATGAAAGTGGAGCAGATAATCACTCATCTTGAGCGAGCTGATCAGGTGACCCAGAAGACCATCGATAGCATGCTCTGCCACACACCCACAGGGAAGAGGAAACCAGCGCTAatgatggaggagaggaggaccaGCCGAAGGACTCTGATGCCACTACAGTCCACTCTGCTGTCAGAGTGA
- the ptcd2 gene encoding pentatricopeptide repeat-containing protein 2, mitochondrial isoform X1 → MVQSVGTMALARIGKCCRSLVREPSKGLFCGVLQPSWIDGCIGAKRHLLSEDVIKLQDFQQKKLAVAHLVTGTKGNYIELFSHKLQRNELILRDELKLLLHLCQSADDMVIARDAIYRYHAENRNLVYGEFKFGPLFMRLCYELGLEDLAAATLTDKSMREFFNEATSFNIALDMLFTKGSYENALEVLRTMRNQGVPFNKETLILASGICYKLDTAESYRICTALIEEGQTKGNLIPRHAYCFAVAFALRRNDIIKAQSLYSKIMSTDSRLCQNLKVIILARSGAVTDAISILSAAMVLKSPSFVKKPEFSQEVVDLLRLQSEGGPYMMKVEQIITHLERADQVTQKTIDSMLCHTPTGKRKPALMMEERRTSRRTLMPLQSTLLSE, encoded by the exons atgGTACAGTCAGTGGGCACCATGGCGCTGGCGAGGATTGGTAAATGTTGTCGGTCGTTGGTACGTGAGCCCTCTAAAGGACTGTTTTGCGGTGTTTTACAGCCAAGCTGGATAGATGGCTGTATAGGAG CTAAGAGGCATCTCTTGTCAGAAGACGTTATCAAACTACAAGACTTCCAGCAAAAGAAGCTGGCTGTGGCTCACCTTGTCACTGGAACGAAAG GAAATTATATAGAGCTGTTCAGTCACAAGCTTCAAAGGAATGAGCTGATACTGAGAGATGAGCTGAAGCTTCTCCTTCACTTGTGCCAGTCTGCAGATGACATGGTGATAGCCAGAGATGCCATTTATAG GTACCATGCAGAGAACCGGAACTTGGTGTATGGAGAGTTTAAGTTTGGTCCTCTCTTCATGAGACTGTGCTATGAGCTGGGTCTGGAGGACTTGGCTGCTGCTACACTTACAGATAAG AGTATGAGAGAATTTTTCAACGAAGCAACCTCCTTTAACATCGCCTTAGACATGTTATTCACAAAAGGATCTTATGAAA ATGCCCTGGAGGTACTAAGAACTATGAGGAACCAAGGTGTACCATTCAACAAAGAAACATTAATACTGGCATCTGGTATTTGCTATAAACTG GACACGGCGGAGTCGTACAGGATCTGCACTGCTCTGATAGAAGAGGGGCAGACCAAAGGGAACTTGATCCCCAGACATGCTTACTGTTTTGCTGTAGCATTTGCACTTAGACGA aATGATATCATAAAGGCACAGTCATTGTACTCAAAAATAATGAGCACTGACAGCAGATTATGCCAAAATTTAAAG GTTATAATACTAGCAAGGTCAGGAGCAGTGACAGATGCCATTTCCATCCTGTCTGCAGCCATGGTGCTTAAAAGCCCTTCTTTTGTGAAGAAGCCTGAATTTTCTCAGGAGGTG GTGGATTTACTGCGCTTACAGAGTGAGGGCGGACCATACATGATGAAAGTGGAGCAGATAATCACTCATCTTGAGCGAGCTGATCAGGTGACCCAGAAGACCATCGATAGCATGCTCTGCCACACACCCACAGGGAAGAGGAAACCAGCGCTAatgatggaggagaggaggaccaGCCGAAGGACTCTGATGCCACTACAGTCCACTCTGCTGTCAGAGTGA
- the ptcd2 gene encoding pentatricopeptide repeat-containing protein 2, mitochondrial isoform X3 produces the protein MALARIGKCCRSLVREPSKGLFCGVLQPSWIDGCIAKRHLLSEDVIKLQDFQQKKLAVAHLVTGTKGNYIELFSHKLQRNELILRDELKLLLHLCQSADDMVIARDAIYRYHAENRNLVYGEFKFGPLFMRLCYELGLEDLAAATLTDKSMREFFNEATSFNIALDMLFTKGSYENALEVLRTMRNQGVPFNKETLILASGICYKLDTAESYRICTALIEEGQTKGNLIPRHAYCFAVAFALRRNDIIKAQSLYSKIMSTDSRLCQNLKVIILARSGAVTDAISILSAAMVLKSPSFVKKPEFSQEVVDLLRLQSEGGPYMMKVEQIITHLERADQVTQKTIDSMLCHTPTGKRKPALMMEERRTSRRTLMPLQSTLLSE, from the exons ATGGCGCTGGCGAGGATTGGTAAATGTTGTCGGTCGTTGGTACGTGAGCCCTCTAAAGGACTGTTTTGCGGTGTTTTACAGCCAAGCTGGATAGATGGCTGTATAG CTAAGAGGCATCTCTTGTCAGAAGACGTTATCAAACTACAAGACTTCCAGCAAAAGAAGCTGGCTGTGGCTCACCTTGTCACTGGAACGAAAG GAAATTATATAGAGCTGTTCAGTCACAAGCTTCAAAGGAATGAGCTGATACTGAGAGATGAGCTGAAGCTTCTCCTTCACTTGTGCCAGTCTGCAGATGACATGGTGATAGCCAGAGATGCCATTTATAG GTACCATGCAGAGAACCGGAACTTGGTGTATGGAGAGTTTAAGTTTGGTCCTCTCTTCATGAGACTGTGCTATGAGCTGGGTCTGGAGGACTTGGCTGCTGCTACACTTACAGATAAG AGTATGAGAGAATTTTTCAACGAAGCAACCTCCTTTAACATCGCCTTAGACATGTTATTCACAAAAGGATCTTATGAAA ATGCCCTGGAGGTACTAAGAACTATGAGGAACCAAGGTGTACCATTCAACAAAGAAACATTAATACTGGCATCTGGTATTTGCTATAAACTG GACACGGCGGAGTCGTACAGGATCTGCACTGCTCTGATAGAAGAGGGGCAGACCAAAGGGAACTTGATCCCCAGACATGCTTACTGTTTTGCTGTAGCATTTGCACTTAGACGA aATGATATCATAAAGGCACAGTCATTGTACTCAAAAATAATGAGCACTGACAGCAGATTATGCCAAAATTTAAAG GTTATAATACTAGCAAGGTCAGGAGCAGTGACAGATGCCATTTCCATCCTGTCTGCAGCCATGGTGCTTAAAAGCCCTTCTTTTGTGAAGAAGCCTGAATTTTCTCAGGAGGTG GTGGATTTACTGCGCTTACAGAGTGAGGGCGGACCATACATGATGAAAGTGGAGCAGATAATCACTCATCTTGAGCGAGCTGATCAGGTGACCCAGAAGACCATCGATAGCATGCTCTGCCACACACCCACAGGGAAGAGGAAACCAGCGCTAatgatggaggagaggaggaccaGCCGAAGGACTCTGATGCCACTACAGTCCACTCTGCTGTCAGAGTGA
- the ptcd2 gene encoding pentatricopeptide repeat-containing protein 2, mitochondrial isoform X2 — translation MALARIGKCCRSLVREPSKGLFCGVLQPSWIDGCIGAKRHLLSEDVIKLQDFQQKKLAVAHLVTGTKGNYIELFSHKLQRNELILRDELKLLLHLCQSADDMVIARDAIYRYHAENRNLVYGEFKFGPLFMRLCYELGLEDLAAATLTDKSMREFFNEATSFNIALDMLFTKGSYENALEVLRTMRNQGVPFNKETLILASGICYKLDTAESYRICTALIEEGQTKGNLIPRHAYCFAVAFALRRNDIIKAQSLYSKIMSTDSRLCQNLKVIILARSGAVTDAISILSAAMVLKSPSFVKKPEFSQEVVDLLRLQSEGGPYMMKVEQIITHLERADQVTQKTIDSMLCHTPTGKRKPALMMEERRTSRRTLMPLQSTLLSE, via the exons ATGGCGCTGGCGAGGATTGGTAAATGTTGTCGGTCGTTGGTACGTGAGCCCTCTAAAGGACTGTTTTGCGGTGTTTTACAGCCAAGCTGGATAGATGGCTGTATAGGAG CTAAGAGGCATCTCTTGTCAGAAGACGTTATCAAACTACAAGACTTCCAGCAAAAGAAGCTGGCTGTGGCTCACCTTGTCACTGGAACGAAAG GAAATTATATAGAGCTGTTCAGTCACAAGCTTCAAAGGAATGAGCTGATACTGAGAGATGAGCTGAAGCTTCTCCTTCACTTGTGCCAGTCTGCAGATGACATGGTGATAGCCAGAGATGCCATTTATAG GTACCATGCAGAGAACCGGAACTTGGTGTATGGAGAGTTTAAGTTTGGTCCTCTCTTCATGAGACTGTGCTATGAGCTGGGTCTGGAGGACTTGGCTGCTGCTACACTTACAGATAAG AGTATGAGAGAATTTTTCAACGAAGCAACCTCCTTTAACATCGCCTTAGACATGTTATTCACAAAAGGATCTTATGAAA ATGCCCTGGAGGTACTAAGAACTATGAGGAACCAAGGTGTACCATTCAACAAAGAAACATTAATACTGGCATCTGGTATTTGCTATAAACTG GACACGGCGGAGTCGTACAGGATCTGCACTGCTCTGATAGAAGAGGGGCAGACCAAAGGGAACTTGATCCCCAGACATGCTTACTGTTTTGCTGTAGCATTTGCACTTAGACGA aATGATATCATAAAGGCACAGTCATTGTACTCAAAAATAATGAGCACTGACAGCAGATTATGCCAAAATTTAAAG GTTATAATACTAGCAAGGTCAGGAGCAGTGACAGATGCCATTTCCATCCTGTCTGCAGCCATGGTGCTTAAAAGCCCTTCTTTTGTGAAGAAGCCTGAATTTTCTCAGGAGGTG GTGGATTTACTGCGCTTACAGAGTGAGGGCGGACCATACATGATGAAAGTGGAGCAGATAATCACTCATCTTGAGCGAGCTGATCAGGTGACCCAGAAGACCATCGATAGCATGCTCTGCCACACACCCACAGGGAAGAGGAAACCAGCGCTAatgatggaggagaggaggaccaGCCGAAGGACTCTGATGCCACTACAGTCCACTCTGCTGTCAGAGTGA
- the cacfd1 gene encoding calcium channel flower homolog isoform X2 — protein sequence MSTEAAASTKPTPEDDGMTWWYRWLCKIAGVLGGISCAISGVWNCVTVNPLNIAAGVWMVLNAFVLFLCEVPFCCQFIEFANAIAARADKFKPWQKAFFYCGMALFPVFLSFSLTTLFGNAIAFATGVLYGLASLGKKSY from the exons ATGAGTACCGAGGCTGCAGCGTCCACTAAACCCACACCGGAGGATGATGGCATGACATGGTGGTACCgatggctctgcaaaatagctgGAGTGTTGGGAGGAATAT CCTGTGCCATCTCAGGAGTGTGGAACTGTGTCACTGTGAACCCCTTAAACATTGCTGCTGGAGTTTGGATGGT GTTAAATGCCTTTGTGCTGTTCCTATGTGAAGTGCCGTTCTGTTGCCAGTTCATAGAGTTTGCTAATGCAATAGCAGCCCGTGCAGACAAATTCAAACCTTGGCAGAAAGCCTTCTTCTACTGTGG GATGGCTCTGTTTCCTGTATTCTTGAGTTTCTCTTTAACAACCTTGTTTGGAAATGCCATCGCCTTCGCTACAGGAGTTCTGTACGGCCTTGCATCTTTAGGCAAAAA GTCTTATTAA
- the cacfd1 gene encoding calcium channel flower homolog isoform X1: MSTEAAASTKPTPEDDGMTWWYRWLCKIAGVLGGISCAISGVWNCVTVNPLNIAAGVWMVLNAFVLFLCEVPFCCQFIEFANAIAARADKFKPWQKAFFYCGMALFPVFLSFSLTTLFGNAIAFATGVLYGLASLGKKGDAVTYARLQHQKQADEEKMTETANGAPE; the protein is encoded by the exons ATGAGTACCGAGGCTGCAGCGTCCACTAAACCCACACCGGAGGATGATGGCATGACATGGTGGTACCgatggctctgcaaaatagctgGAGTGTTGGGAGGAATAT CCTGTGCCATCTCAGGAGTGTGGAACTGTGTCACTGTGAACCCCTTAAACATTGCTGCTGGAGTTTGGATGGT GTTAAATGCCTTTGTGCTGTTCCTATGTGAAGTGCCGTTCTGTTGCCAGTTCATAGAGTTTGCTAATGCAATAGCAGCCCGTGCAGACAAATTCAAACCTTGGCAGAAAGCCTTCTTCTACTGTGG GATGGCTCTGTTTCCTGTATTCTTGAGTTTCTCTTTAACAACCTTGTTTGGAAATGCCATCGCCTTCGCTACAGGAGTTCTGTACGGCCTTGCATCTTTAGGCAAAAA ggGAGACGCAGTGACTTATGCCAGACTGCAGCATCAGAAACAGGCAGATGAAGAGAAGATGACAGAAACGGCAAATGGGGCTCCGGAGTAA